From a single Longimicrobium sp. genomic region:
- a CDS encoding helix-turn-helix domain-containing protein: MNARKQKQLEEQGWVETDVQELFGLTAAEAAYVELMIALSNAVRARRLAMGLTQQRLAELLESSQSRVAKMEAADPSVSLDLLIRAMLAMGATPRELGAVLAADAPAPAAPRAVRARVAPRGRTARRAAQG, from the coding sequence ATGAACGCTCGCAAGCAGAAGCAGCTGGAGGAACAGGGCTGGGTGGAGACCGACGTCCAGGAGCTGTTCGGCCTCACCGCCGCCGAGGCGGCGTACGTGGAGCTCATGATCGCCCTCTCCAACGCGGTGCGCGCCCGCCGCCTGGCGATGGGCCTCACCCAGCAGCGCCTGGCCGAGCTGCTGGAGTCCAGCCAGTCGCGCGTGGCCAAGATGGAGGCGGCCGATCCCTCGGTGTCGCTGGACCTGCTGATCCGCGCGATGCTGGCGATGGGGGCCACGCCGCGGGAGCTGGGGGCGGTGCTGGCAGCCGATGCTCCGGCGCCCGCGGCGCCCCGGGCCGTGCGGGCCCGCGTGGCTCCCCGGGGGCGCACCGCGCGCCGCGCCGCTCAGGGGTGA
- a CDS encoding MerR family transcriptional regulator produces the protein MTYRIKRVAHLTGINPATLRAWERRYGLVAPDRTGSGYRLYTDEDVAMLSRIKALVDEGLTIGEAITRVRRGSEPLPADGTGPSVREARARMLEALLTFDRRGALEAYDAISNLPPVRRVEEVLLPLVREVGDLWGCAEIGVAEEHFASALIREKLAGIMEDLDTGTARGPEAVCVGLAGERHEFGLMGICINLATRGWRVLYLGVDLPMDELQRVVQSRRPALLCTSVVNQMGTAEFRRLVRELRDMAPPETEIVIGGPGLPDSTAVADVAGVHVAEELVGLVHASA, from the coding sequence ATGACCTATCGCATCAAGCGAGTCGCCCACCTGACGGGCATCAACCCGGCCACGCTGCGGGCCTGGGAGCGCCGGTACGGGCTGGTGGCGCCCGACCGCACCGGCTCCGGCTACCGCTTGTACACGGACGAAGACGTGGCCATGCTGTCGCGGATCAAGGCCCTGGTAGACGAGGGGCTGACGATTGGCGAGGCCATCACGCGCGTGCGCCGCGGCTCCGAGCCGCTCCCCGCGGATGGCACCGGGCCCTCCGTGCGCGAGGCGCGCGCCCGCATGCTCGAGGCGCTGCTGACGTTCGACCGCCGCGGCGCGCTCGAGGCGTACGACGCCATCTCCAACCTGCCGCCGGTGCGCCGGGTGGAGGAGGTGCTGCTGCCGCTGGTGCGCGAGGTGGGCGACCTGTGGGGGTGCGCGGAGATCGGCGTGGCCGAGGAGCACTTCGCCAGCGCCCTCATCCGCGAGAAGCTGGCGGGGATCATGGAGGACCTGGACACCGGCACCGCGCGCGGCCCCGAGGCGGTGTGCGTGGGGCTGGCGGGCGAGCGGCACGAGTTCGGGCTGATGGGCATCTGCATCAACCTGGCGACGCGCGGGTGGCGGGTGCTGTACCTGGGCGTTGACCTGCCGATGGACGAACTTCAGCGCGTGGTGCAGAGCCGCCGCCCGGCGCTGCTGTGCACCTCGGTGGTCAACCAGATGGGCACCGCCGAGTTCCGGCGCCTGGTGCGCGAGCTTCGCGACATGGCGCCGCCGGAAACGGAGATCGTCATCGGCGGCCCGGGGCTCCCCGACAGCACCGCCGTGGCCGACGTCGCCGGCGTGCACGTGGCGGAAGAGCTGGTGGGCCTGGTGCACGCCAGCGCCTGA
- a CDS encoding helical backbone metal receptor: MILDSARWLCRTAAPALMAVAVLVLPACGGERQADPAPAQAARAISAADDAGDTVRLAVPARRIISLAPSATETLVAIGARGQLAGRTEYDVGLGVDALPSVGGGLDPSLEKILALRPDLVIGWHAAGANPVRDRLRELGIPFFAVRTTDTTDVFRTIGRLGVLSGRTREADSASAAVRGELDGLRASVAGRPARSTFIVVGDEPLMTAGPWTATIQLMEVAGGRTTFPDAKGQPQYVSMEELVRRQPEVILLPVSGDGAARIRELSTKPGWRELNAFRTGRVHALPVEQVYLMGPGIAQTARLFRDAIHPELAGR; this comes from the coding sequence TTGATTCTGGACTCCGCACGCTGGCTGTGCCGCACCGCCGCCCCGGCCCTGATGGCCGTGGCGGTGCTCGTGCTGCCTGCGTGCGGCGGAGAGCGGCAGGCGGATCCTGCTCCCGCGCAAGCCGCCCGGGCGATCTCCGCCGCCGACGACGCGGGCGACACCGTGCGGCTCGCCGTCCCGGCGCGGCGCATCATCTCCCTCGCCCCCAGCGCGACGGAGACGCTGGTGGCCATCGGCGCGCGCGGGCAGCTGGCGGGGCGCACGGAGTACGACGTAGGGCTGGGCGTCGACGCGCTCCCGTCCGTCGGCGGCGGGCTGGACCCCAGCCTGGAGAAGATCCTCGCCCTGCGGCCGGACCTGGTCATCGGCTGGCACGCGGCGGGGGCCAACCCCGTGCGCGACCGGCTGCGCGAGCTGGGCATCCCCTTCTTCGCCGTGCGGACGACGGACACCACGGACGTGTTCCGCACCATCGGCAGGCTCGGCGTGCTGAGCGGACGGACGCGCGAGGCGGACTCCGCGTCTGCCGCGGTGCGCGGCGAACTCGATGGACTGCGCGCTTCCGTGGCGGGCCGGCCCGCGCGGTCGACCTTCATCGTGGTGGGCGACGAGCCGCTGATGACGGCAGGGCCGTGGACGGCCACCATCCAGCTGATGGAAGTCGCCGGCGGGCGGACGACGTTCCCCGACGCAAAGGGGCAGCCGCAGTACGTGTCGATGGAAGAGCTGGTGCGCCGCCAGCCCGAGGTGATCCTCCTTCCCGTCAGCGGCGACGGCGCGGCGCGGATTCGCGAGCTCTCGACCAAACCCGGGTGGCGCGAGCTGAACGCCTTTCGCACCGGGCGCGTGCATGCCCTGCCGGTGGAGCAGGTGTACCTGATGGGGCCGGGGATCGCCCAGACCGCGCGCCTGTTCCGCGACGCCATCCACCCGGAGCTGGCCGGCCGATGA
- a CDS encoding DMT family transporter translates to MTQGRNRLIGTLFVAIAATLWGLMGPVTRTALAEGLHPLEVALWRALIGAALFAVHAAVTRKVHIDRGDRLMVAAFGVVGVAGLLASYSQAVDAGGAALAAILLYTAPVWVALLSAAFLGERITRRVVLALALATAGVAGIALSGGGGIRISPAALGWGLLSSVAYAMYYLFGKRYFERYTTATLFIYALPIGALTFLPFVDFRPKSGTAWAALVFLGAVPTYLSYVFYSAGLKRIEATRAATVATVEPVVAAIGAYFMWNERLSPVGYACAAVVLLGVLLMVAGPSRTTQDEPPHP, encoded by the coding sequence ATGACGCAGGGACGAAACCGGCTGATCGGAACGCTGTTCGTGGCCATCGCGGCCACGCTGTGGGGGCTGATGGGCCCCGTCACCCGCACCGCCCTCGCCGAGGGGCTGCACCCGCTGGAGGTGGCGCTGTGGCGTGCGCTGATTGGCGCCGCGCTCTTCGCCGTGCACGCCGCCGTTACCCGCAAGGTGCACATCGACCGCGGCGACCGGCTGATGGTGGCGGCGTTCGGCGTCGTCGGGGTCGCGGGACTGCTGGCGTCGTACTCGCAGGCGGTGGACGCGGGCGGGGCCGCGCTGGCGGCCATCCTGCTGTACACCGCGCCGGTGTGGGTGGCGCTGCTCTCCGCCGCGTTCCTGGGCGAGCGGATCACCCGCCGCGTGGTGCTCGCGCTGGCCCTGGCGACGGCCGGCGTGGCGGGCATCGCCCTGTCCGGCGGCGGCGGCATCCGGATCAGCCCCGCGGCGCTGGGGTGGGGGCTGCTTTCGAGCGTCGCCTACGCCATGTACTACCTGTTCGGCAAGCGCTACTTCGAACGCTACACCACCGCCACGCTCTTCATCTACGCGCTCCCCATCGGCGCGCTCACCTTTTTGCCCTTCGTGGACTTCCGCCCGAAGTCCGGCACCGCCTGGGCCGCGCTGGTGTTCCTGGGCGCGGTTCCCACCTACCTCTCGTACGTGTTCTACAGCGCGGGCCTCAAGCGCATCGAGGCCACGCGCGCCGCCACGGTCGCCACGGTCGAACCCGTCGTGGCGGCCATCGGCGCCTACTTCATGTGGAACGAACGGCTGAGCCCCGTGGGCTACGCCTGCGCCGCCGTCGTCCTCCTGGGCGTCCTGCTGATGGTGGCCGGGCCTTCACGCACCACGCAGGACGAGCCGCCTCACCCCTGA
- a CDS encoding MGMT family protein: MSPSDAYARIYAAVRKVPRGRVATYGQIATLAGLPGHARQVGYALHALKDGRVPWHRVVNAQGCISARADEPGGSLLQRMRLEQEGVEFDARGRIDLRRFGWKLRIPKE; encoded by the coding sequence GTGAGTCCGTCGGACGCGTACGCCCGCATCTATGCCGCCGTGCGGAAGGTCCCGCGCGGGCGGGTCGCGACGTACGGACAGATCGCCACGCTGGCCGGGTTGCCCGGGCACGCGCGGCAGGTGGGATACGCGCTGCATGCGCTCAAGGACGGGCGCGTGCCGTGGCACCGCGTGGTGAACGCGCAGGGGTGCATCAGCGCGCGGGCGGACGAGCCGGGCGGAAGCCTGCTGCAGCGCATGCGGCTGGAGCAGGAGGGGGTGGAGTTCGACGCCAGGGGCCGCATCGATCTGCGCCGGTTCGGGTGGAAGCTCCGCATCCCAAAGGAATGA
- a CDS encoding type II toxin-antitoxin system RelE/ParE family toxin: MIERSGAAGKRLVVLSGRIMTPPFSASARREAGTLIRALQEGRMLSMPRSRPMPGIGARCHELRIVDEDKSWRIVYRIDPDAVVVVDIFQKATQQTPVLVLEVCRKRLRRYDASQEEN, encoded by the coding sequence ATGATTGAAAGGTCGGGGGCGGCGGGCAAGCGCCTGGTGGTGCTGTCGGGCCGGATCATGACGCCGCCGTTCTCGGCCAGTGCACGGCGAGAGGCCGGTACCCTGATCCGCGCGCTGCAGGAGGGGCGCATGCTCAGCATGCCGCGGTCCAGGCCCATGCCCGGCATCGGGGCGCGGTGCCACGAGCTGCGCATCGTCGACGAGGACAAGAGCTGGCGGATCGTCTATCGCATCGATCCCGACGCCGTGGTGGTGGTCGACATCTTTCAAAAGGCCACGCAGCAAACGCCGGTGCTGGTGCTGGAAGTGTGCAGGAAGCGGCTCAGACGCTACGACGCAAGCCAGGAGGAGAACTGA
- a CDS encoding 6-bladed beta-propeller → MKCFSPRVLAATVFLAWGAACSESRPESGAGVVAQARPAEFSALFARSGSVRLEQPDSAPIVRISGIDQDSGGRILIGDVSEGNVKLFAPDGRLLRVIGRKGGGPGEFTAPRYPRFGPGGLIYVADAQNPRIQVFDSAGTLRGSTRLGGAGVIMGFEPLTASTYLLAVRRATDDRVLVEMDSSGTIRRQFLRIGKVNPTGQDDLELWGNVRSFFVTVSSDTAYVSTTLSDTLWSVHLPTGREGRTRLAFPGYVPPAPPAKSLPDGIQGLMAWSRSFHSGSTISSAGGALFLPYVQGVLNDGDPMLLLVRGRDGQWLAASGAPPIIGAGNGGAIGILTPGQDQVELGFFQLRPRQ, encoded by the coding sequence ATGAAGTGTTTTTCCCCGCGCGTCCTTGCGGCCACCGTTTTCCTTGCCTGGGGCGCGGCATGCTCCGAGAGCCGTCCGGAGAGCGGTGCCGGTGTCGTCGCACAGGCGCGGCCCGCCGAGTTTTCGGCGTTGTTCGCCAGGAGCGGCTCCGTCCGGCTGGAGCAGCCCGACTCGGCGCCCATCGTACGGATCTCCGGGATCGACCAGGACAGCGGCGGGCGCATCCTGATCGGCGACGTGTCGGAAGGGAACGTAAAGCTGTTCGCGCCGGACGGCCGCCTGCTCCGCGTCATCGGGCGGAAGGGCGGCGGCCCAGGCGAGTTCACCGCCCCCCGGTACCCGCGGTTCGGCCCTGGCGGGTTGATCTACGTCGCCGATGCCCAGAATCCCCGGATCCAGGTGTTCGACTCGGCCGGAACGCTCCGCGGCTCCACCCGCCTGGGCGGAGCAGGCGTCATCATGGGCTTCGAGCCGCTCACCGCTTCGACGTACCTTCTCGCGGTCAGGCGTGCCACCGACGACCGCGTGCTGGTGGAAATGGACTCCTCGGGTACGATCCGCCGCCAGTTCCTGCGGATCGGCAAGGTGAACCCCACCGGCCAGGACGACCTGGAGCTGTGGGGCAACGTCCGGAGCTTCTTCGTAACGGTGTCGAGCGACACCGCGTACGTCTCCACGACGCTCTCCGACACCTTGTGGAGCGTGCACCTGCCGACCGGGCGTGAGGGGCGCACCCGGCTCGCCTTTCCGGGGTACGTTCCCCCCGCGCCTCCGGCGAAGTCGCTGCCCGACGGCATTCAGGGGCTCATGGCGTGGAGCCGGAGCTTCCATTCGGGAAGCACCATCAGCTCCGCGGGCGGTGCCTTGTTCCTGCCGTATGTACAGGGCGTCCTGAATGATGGAGATCCGATGCTGCTCCTGGTACGCGGAAGAGATGGCCAGTGGCTCGCGGCCAGCGGCGCGCCGCCCATCATCGGTGCGGGAAACGGCGGAGCCATCGGCATCCTCACTCCCGGGCAGGACCAGGTAGAGCTCGGATTCTTCCAGCTGCGCCCCCGGCAATGA
- a CDS encoding NYN domain-containing protein — MEIFVDGTNFRLAQLDAGARDLDIPRFARQLARGYVLVKMRYYASPLDRSSRQYVGQQRFFEVLRASKALDLILGRNEPRRQAITCELCKRVFTHKHAGEKETDVNLAVDMTIGAHTNRYDVAVLVAGDTDYVRAVEAVQQTGRRVIWCHFPGQAHTDRLRQACDDQVVLTDKFLRACR; from the coding sequence ATGGAGATCTTCGTTGACGGAACCAACTTTCGGCTCGCGCAGCTGGATGCCGGGGCGCGTGATTTGGACATCCCCCGCTTTGCTCGACAACTCGCGCGCGGTTACGTCCTCGTCAAGATGCGATACTACGCGTCACCTCTGGACAGGAGTTCCCGCCAATACGTCGGGCAGCAGCGCTTCTTCGAAGTCCTTCGCGCAAGCAAGGCGCTGGACCTGATCCTGGGCCGGAACGAGCCACGGCGGCAAGCTATCACATGCGAATTGTGCAAGAGGGTTTTCACGCACAAGCACGCCGGCGAGAAGGAGACGGACGTCAACCTCGCCGTCGACATGACCATTGGAGCACACACGAATCGCTACGACGTTGCCGTGCTGGTCGCGGGGGACACCGATTATGTCCGCGCCGTGGAAGCCGTGCAGCAGACCGGAAGGAGGGTGATCTGGTGTCACTTCCCGGGCCAGGCGCATACGGACCGGCTGCGCCAGGCGTGCGACGACCAGGTGGTCCTGACCGACAAGTTCCTCCGAGCCTGTCGCTAG
- a CDS encoding diacylglycerol kinase family protein translates to MPIDRFYVVLNPTAGRGAAARMRAVLAREMAGVDHVVAETSARGEAAELAEAAAHGGWPAVVAVGGDGTVHEVVNGLMRAAGDGPPAALGILPMGSGNDFARLAGVPTVPVQALRRIVAGSGRQVDVGSVNGRWFSNGVGIGLDARVAIEVDRRRRFRGLAMYLHALSKVLRVYSPPRMRVEIDGQAAGDRPMTLVTVGNGGRHGGGFWICPDARIDDGVLDVCMCDGLGTLGILRFLPQVLRGTHTGASCVRMRQARRVRVTSPDPLPVHADGEIIAEAAHEVSIEIHPGRLRVLV, encoded by the coding sequence ATGCCCATCGACCGGTTCTACGTCGTCCTGAACCCCACCGCCGGGCGCGGCGCCGCAGCCCGCATGCGCGCGGTGCTGGCGCGCGAGATGGCCGGCGTCGACCACGTGGTGGCGGAAACGTCCGCGCGTGGCGAGGCGGCGGAGCTGGCGGAAGCGGCGGCGCACGGCGGCTGGCCGGCCGTGGTGGCCGTGGGCGGCGACGGCACGGTGCACGAGGTGGTCAACGGGCTGATGCGAGCCGCGGGCGACGGGCCGCCCGCGGCGCTGGGGATTCTGCCCATGGGCAGCGGCAACGACTTCGCCCGGCTGGCCGGAGTGCCGACGGTGCCGGTGCAGGCGCTGCGGCGGATCGTCGCGGGCTCCGGGCGGCAGGTGGACGTCGGCAGCGTGAACGGGCGCTGGTTCAGCAACGGCGTGGGGATCGGGCTGGATGCGCGCGTGGCCATCGAGGTGGACCGTCGTCGGCGCTTCCGCGGCCTGGCGATGTACCTTCACGCGCTGTCGAAGGTGCTTCGTGTCTATTCGCCGCCGCGGATGCGCGTGGAGATCGACGGGCAGGCGGCTGGGGACAGGCCCATGACGCTGGTCACCGTCGGCAACGGCGGGCGGCACGGGGGCGGCTTCTGGATCTGCCCCGACGCGCGCATCGACGACGGCGTGCTGGACGTGTGCATGTGCGACGGGCTGGGGACGCTGGGCATCCTGCGCTTTCTTCCCCAGGTGCTGCGCGGCACGCACACGGGCGCCTCGTGCGTGCGCATGCGCCAGGCCCGCCGCGTCCGCGTCACCAGCCCGGACCCGCTCCCCGTGCACGCCGACGGCGAGATCATCGCCGAAGCCGCCCACGAGGTAAGCATCGAGATCCATCCCGGACGCCTGCGGGTGCTGGTTTGA
- a CDS encoding zinc ribbon domain-containing protein, whose amino-acid sequence MKSCRDCGQPAAASARSCPHCGILNPVVQWVALPDGEHLTHRESVKSSANPFAYFAAPSTANAAALAGPAYATQARAAADQDAIEAINVAATRFFWVAGFTLVFGYVLRDVVGQYWYADGVIVGALAFALKEMHSRVAAGLLLAFSALTVLMQVLELFGGSFFIGRIVLWVVFTGMSYRALMATIALHKQQQGTPALAR is encoded by the coding sequence ATGAAGTCCTGCCGTGACTGCGGCCAGCCGGCCGCCGCCAGCGCCAGATCGTGCCCGCATTGCGGGATCCTGAACCCCGTCGTGCAGTGGGTGGCGCTTCCCGATGGTGAGCACCTGACGCATCGCGAGTCCGTGAAGTCGTCCGCGAACCCGTTCGCGTACTTCGCCGCGCCCTCCACCGCCAACGCCGCGGCGCTGGCCGGGCCCGCGTACGCCACGCAGGCGCGGGCGGCCGCCGACCAGGACGCCATCGAGGCCATCAACGTGGCGGCGACGCGGTTCTTCTGGGTGGCGGGCTTCACCCTGGTGTTCGGCTACGTGCTCCGGGACGTGGTGGGGCAGTACTGGTACGCGGATGGGGTGATCGTGGGCGCGCTGGCGTTCGCGCTGAAGGAGATGCACAGCCGCGTGGCCGCGGGGCTGCTGCTGGCGTTCTCTGCCCTCACGGTCCTCATGCAGGTGCTGGAGCTCTTCGGAGGCTCCTTCTTCATCGGGCGGATCGTGCTGTGGGTGGTGTTCACGGGCATGTCGTACCGCGCGCTGATGGCGACCATCGCCCTTCACAAGCAGCAGCAGGGCACCCCCGCGCTGGCCCGCTGA
- a CDS encoding MarR family winged helix-turn-helix transcriptional regulator yields the protein MAGRIQKELKQSKPIDSLEEEIFLNLARTYEALSAEIAELLRQHDLRSTQYNVLRILRGAGESGLTAGEIAERMITRDPDVTRLIDRLEKRGLVERWRCTHDRRVVWTRISPEGLEMIAPLDDSMRELHVRQLAHLGAERLATLRDLLEEARAGIGG from the coding sequence ATGGCTGGGCGCATCCAGAAAGAACTGAAGCAGTCGAAGCCCATCGACAGCCTGGAAGAGGAGATCTTCCTCAACCTGGCCCGCACGTACGAGGCCCTGTCAGCCGAGATCGCGGAGCTGCTGCGCCAGCACGACCTGCGGTCCACGCAGTACAACGTGCTCCGCATTCTGCGCGGCGCGGGCGAGTCGGGGCTCACCGCGGGGGAGATCGCCGAGCGGATGATCACCCGCGACCCGGACGTCACGCGGCTGATTGACCGCCTGGAAAAACGGGGGCTGGTGGAGCGGTGGCGGTGCACGCACGACCGGCGCGTGGTGTGGACCCGCATCAGCCCGGAGGGGCTGGAGATGATCGCGCCGCTGGACGACTCGATGCGCGAGCTGCACGTGCGGCAGCTGGCCCACCTGGGAGCCGAGCGGCTGGCGACCCTGCGAGACCTGCTGGAGGAGGCCCGCGCGGGTATCGGCGGCTGA
- a CDS encoding VIT and VWA domain-containing protein has protein sequence MRIPSLLIALVLLGAATPGAAQGIIVPGPCPDCRRPRPQPERFPSIPVESVSFQTTIQGQVATTHVTQVFRNEHDQVMEGTYFFPLPEDASVTEFAIWDGNRRLEGEVRPRDEARRIYEDIVRRVRDPGLLEYAGQNLFQARIFPIPARGTKKLELTYTQVLRAENGSVGYRYPLGIGRNAARVERLTGEVRIAARGGLRTVYSPSHQVDVRRQGGADARVSFEQGPRSERRDFQLFYSLSEAEVGMSLFTYREPGKDGYFLLLLSPTSESQRREYPAKDVVFVVDVSGSMEEAGKMEEARRALAYGIRGLNPGDRYNVVAFSGETRLMEEGLIAADQAGRARGARFVQGLQARGGTNINDALTEGLRQFPRTSTRPRLLVFMTDGLPTVGVTDVDQIIRNVERGRAEGVRLFTFGVGYDVNTRLLDRVAAENGGTADYVAPNEDIEVKVSAFFDKVNHPVLTNLRLDMGAVRTDLVYPRALPDLFKGTQVALVGRYRNEQDLANVTLRLSGNASPTQTFTYPGLRFPRRDERHEFLPRLWATRRVGWLMEQIRSNGENRELVDEVVDLGTRYGIVTPYTSFLALEPGAQTRAEDLSGQGRAGGNTPLLLDGAPAPAPQTRRDRRGGRPAPASPVPPPPPAMSPPPPPPAAPQWDPSATTGRGAVEQSRESRRQQEAVALEDVVVTGAERGMQRVGDKTFYLRGGVWTDAEIKPDTRLPETALEFGTPAYFDLVTRIPELARYFSLGEQVAVVHDGRVYRVRPATP, from the coding sequence ATGCGCATTCCATCCCTCCTGATCGCCCTGGTGCTGCTGGGCGCGGCCACGCCCGGCGCGGCGCAGGGGATCATCGTTCCCGGGCCCTGCCCCGACTGCCGTCGTCCGAGGCCCCAGCCGGAGCGCTTTCCCAGCATCCCGGTGGAATCGGTCTCCTTCCAGACCACCATCCAGGGACAGGTGGCAACGACCCACGTCACGCAGGTGTTCCGGAACGAGCACGACCAGGTGATGGAGGGCACGTACTTCTTTCCGCTCCCCGAGGACGCCTCCGTCACCGAGTTCGCCATTTGGGACGGCAACCGGCGGCTGGAGGGCGAGGTGCGGCCGCGCGACGAGGCCCGGCGCATCTACGAGGACATCGTCCGCCGCGTGCGCGACCCCGGGCTGCTGGAGTACGCGGGCCAGAACCTGTTCCAGGCGCGCATCTTTCCCATCCCCGCGCGGGGCACCAAGAAGCTGGAGCTCACCTACACCCAGGTGCTGCGCGCCGAGAACGGCAGCGTGGGATACCGCTACCCGCTGGGCATCGGCCGCAACGCGGCGCGGGTGGAGCGGCTGACGGGCGAGGTGAGGATCGCCGCGCGCGGCGGGCTGCGGACGGTGTACTCGCCCAGCCACCAGGTAGACGTGCGGCGGCAGGGCGGCGCGGACGCGCGGGTGAGCTTCGAGCAGGGGCCGCGCTCGGAGCGGCGGGACTTTCAGCTCTTCTACTCGCTGTCCGAGGCGGAGGTGGGGATGTCGCTGTTCACCTACCGCGAACCGGGGAAGGACGGGTACTTCCTGCTCCTGCTTTCGCCCACCTCCGAGTCGCAGCGCCGCGAGTACCCCGCCAAGGACGTGGTTTTCGTGGTGGATGTCAGCGGGTCGATGGAAGAGGCCGGGAAGATGGAGGAGGCGCGGCGCGCGCTGGCCTACGGAATCCGCGGCCTGAACCCCGGCGACCGCTACAACGTGGTGGCGTTCTCGGGCGAAACCCGGCTGATGGAAGAGGGGCTGATCGCCGCCGACCAGGCCGGGCGTGCCCGCGGCGCCCGCTTCGTCCAGGGGCTGCAGGCGCGCGGCGGCACCAACATCAACGACGCACTCACGGAGGGATTGCGGCAGTTTCCGCGCACGTCGACGCGCCCGCGGCTGCTGGTGTTCATGACGGACGGCCTGCCCACGGTCGGCGTGACGGACGTGGACCAGATCATCCGCAACGTGGAGCGTGGGCGGGCGGAGGGCGTGCGGCTGTTCACCTTCGGCGTGGGATACGACGTCAACACGCGGCTGCTGGACCGCGTGGCGGCCGAAAACGGCGGCACCGCCGACTACGTGGCGCCCAACGAGGACATCGAGGTGAAGGTCTCGGCCTTCTTCGACAAGGTGAACCATCCCGTGCTCACCAACCTGCGCCTGGACATGGGCGCGGTGCGCACGGACCTGGTGTATCCGCGCGCCCTGCCGGACCTGTTCAAGGGCACGCAGGTGGCGCTGGTGGGGCGCTACCGCAACGAGCAGGACCTGGCCAACGTCACCCTGCGGCTGAGCGGAAACGCGTCGCCCACGCAGACGTTCACCTATCCCGGGCTGCGCTTTCCCCGGCGCGACGAGCGTCACGAGTTCCTTCCCCGGCTGTGGGCCACGCGGCGCGTCGGCTGGCTGATGGAGCAGATCCGCAGCAACGGCGAGAACCGCGAGCTGGTGGACGAGGTGGTGGACCTGGGCACCCGCTACGGCATCGTTACGCCGTACACCTCGTTCCTGGCGCTGGAGCCGGGGGCGCAAACCCGTGCCGAGGACCTTTCCGGACAGGGCCGCGCCGGCGGGAACACCCCGCTGTTGCTCGATGGCGCGCCTGCGCCGGCTCCCCAGACGCGTCGGGACCGCAGGGGCGGCAGGCCGGCACCCGCGTCGCCTGTCCCTCCCCCGCCGCCCGCGATGTCGCCGCCGCCTCCCCCGCCCGCGGCCCCCCAGTGGGATCCGTCGGCGACGACGGGCCGCGGCGCCGTGGAGCAGAGCCGCGAGTCGCGCCGGCAGCAGGAGGCGGTCGCGCTCGAGGACGTGGTGGTGACCGGTGCGGAGCGCGGCATGCAGCGCGTGGGCGACAAGACGTTCTACCTGCGCGGCGGCGTGTGGACCGACGCGGAGATCAAGCCCGACACACGCCTGCCGGAGACCGCGCTGGAGTTCGGCACCCCGGCGTACTTCGACCTGGTGACGCGCATTCCCGAGCTGGCCCGCTACTTCAGCCTGGGCGAGCAGGTGGCGGTGGTCCACGACGGCCGCGTCTACCGGGTGCGTCCCGCCACGCCGTAA